In one window of Mercurialis annua linkage group LG4, ddMerAnnu1.2, whole genome shotgun sequence DNA:
- the LOC126677526 gene encoding ribulose bisphosphate carboxylase small subunit, chloroplastic-like, which yields MASSMISSATVATVSRASPAQATMVAPFTGLKSAAAFPVTRKANNDITSIASNGGRVQCMQVWPPLGLKKFETLSYLPPLTPEQLGKEVDYLLRKGWVPCLEFEVGNAFVHREFHASPGYYDGRYWTMWKLPMFGCTDSSQVLKELEEAIKAYPAAHIRIIGFDNNRQVQCISFIAYKPPS from the exons ATGGCTTCCTCTATGATCTCATCCGCCACTGTCGCCACCGTGAGCAGGGCCAGCCCAGCTCAGGCCACCATGGTCGCTCCATTCACCGGTCTCAAGTCTGCCGCAGCTTTCCCCGTCACAAGGAAGGCTAACAATGACATTACTTCCATTGCAAGCAATGGCGGTAGAGTGCAATGCATGCAG GTGTGGCCACCACTTGGATTGAAGAAGTTCGAGACTCTTTCTTACCTTCCACCTCTAACCCCGGAGCAATTGGGAAAAGAAGTAGATTACCTTCTCCGCAAGGGATGGGTTCCTTGCTTGGAATTCGAAGTCGGG AACGCTTTCGTCCACCGTGAGTTCCACGCATCACCCGGATACTATGACGGTCGTTACTGGACAATGTGGAAGCTGCCCATGTTTGGATGCACTGACTCATCTCAGGTGTTGAAGGAGTTGGAGGAGGCCATTAAAGCTTACCCTGCAGCTCACATCCGTATTATCGGATTCGACAACAACCGTCAAGTGCAGTGCATCAGTTTCATTGCCTACAAGCCCCCAAGCTAA
- the LOC126678633 gene encoding uncharacterized protein LOC126678633, which yields MKRAKVSSVYEGRRIKRTKEENDYSSRKARINARARRNLKALYKIMATDRRNSDITEQEYAIFEADESRDIDVLGDIAKRGAKMEKWEGGAVWWEEWPLYWTYEEEWLWFEAECGCCYRSLPEVMNGIGLANGDDRYEKKVTFEES from the exons ATGAAAAGAGCAAAAGTAAGCTCAGTGTACGAAGGAAGAAGAATTAAAAGAACCAAAGAGGAAAACGATTATAGCTCAAGAAAAGCAAGAATCAATGCAAGAGCAAGAAGAAATTTGAAAGCTCTTTATAAGATCATGGCTACTGATAGAAGAAATAGTGATATAACTGAACAAGAGTACGCTATTTTTGAAGCTGATGAAAGCCGCGACATTGATGTACTCGGGGACATTGCGAAAAGGGGCGCGAAGATGGAGAAATGGGAGGGCGGGGCGGTTTGGTGGGAAGAGTGGCCGCTGTACTGGACTTACGAGGAGGAATGGCTGTGGTTCGAGGCGGAATGCGGTTGTTGCTACCGCTCTTTGCCGGAGGTGATGAATGGTATTGGTTTAGCGAATGGAGATGATCGGTACGAGAAAAAAGTTACTTTTGAAG AGTCGTAG